TAATAATAATAACCGAATAAAAAGAATTTAAAGGAGTTTAAATGAAGAACAAAAAAGTTGCAGTAACTGGAGGGCTTGGTTTCATTGGATCACACCTGGTGGAGGAACTTTGCCAGGAAAATGAAGTAGTTATTGTGGACAATGAATCCACCGGCAACATTAAAAACATTAAACACCTGGAATTAGATAATATCAGCCTTGACCTGGGTGACATCACTGAGATTGATCTTGAAAAGAGTTTTGAAGGCTGTGACTATGTTTTTCACCATGCTGCCATGGCCAGTGTTCCGGCTAGTGTGGCTGATCCACTCAACTGTAATTTAGTTAATGTCACCGGAACTTTGAAGGTTCTCATAGCCTCCCGGGACAATAACGTGAAGAAAGTTGTCTTTGCTTCCTCTGCCGCAGTTTACGGAGATAACACTGACTTCCCACTTTCTGAGAATACTCCCTTAAAATCCATTTCACCTTATGCTTTGAGTAAAGCCACTGGTGAGATGTACTGTCAGCTTTTCGCTGACATTTACGGGTTATCAACTATTTCCCTCCGGTACTTCAATGTTTTTGGCCCCAGGCAGGACCCTAATTCTCAGTATGCTTCGGTAATTCCCCATTTCATCAGTTCCATGTTAAATAATGAAAGACCGGTTATATTTGGTGATGGCCAGCAGAGCAGGGATTTTATCTATGTTAAGCACATTGTGGATGCCAATTTGAAGGCCTGCCAGACCAAGGAGGCTGGTGCATTTAACATAGCAACCGGGATGAGCACCACTGTCAATCAGCTGGTGGATATAATCAACGAAGTTCTGGGGAAAGATTTGGATCCCATTTATGATGAACCAAGACCGGGTGATGTTAAACATTCACTGGCAGAGGTTTCCAAAGCCAAATCATTTGGTTTTAATCCCTCTACTGATTTTATGGGGGAACTGGGGGAAACAGTAAACTGGTTTGTTGAAAATTAAAATTTGAATAGTTAGCTGTGAATTTAAAAACATATTTTATTATTTTATCGAAGAATTGCGAATAATTTGATGAATTTAAAAGACTATTTCTAAGGGTGGTAATTTGGATCAGGACAAAAAACAGGGTAATGTTATTTCCAGAAGCCTGAAACAGGTTTGCCATAATCCGCTCATTGTATTGATTCTCATCACCCTGGGAATTGTTTCTTATTTTTTGAGTATTCAGATGAGGATAGGTGTTCCTTACTGGGATGTTTTTAACTATCTTAACAATGCACTTTACTTTGCAGGCATGGAGGGTGGGAGTGTCGCTATCTTCTTACCTTCCCTGCTTCCCTTACTCACGTCCCTCCTTTTTAGAATGGGATATGTCTCAATTAATGTTATTTTCATTGTAAGTGGCTTCATATCTATAGTAGGAGTTACTGGATTTTACCTCCTCTTAAAACAACGTTTTAATCCTATTCAAAGTTTTGCAGGTAGTATAATTTTCATTTCATTGCCGGTGATGCTGTCATGGGTTGTCAGTGGTGGTATAGATATCCCAGGAGTTGTTTTTTCAATCTGGGCGATTTATTTCCTGATCATTGGCTTGAAAAAGGATTCACGATTTTTATACTTTGTTCTACCCCTCGCGGTTATTGCCATCATGGCCAGGTACACTTCTGGCCTGATAATTTTACCCATACTCATTTACCTTCTGATAAATCTAGATGAACTTAAAACTAATGAAAACTTGAAAAAAATCATTTTAGGAGTTTTAATAGAATTTGGAGTTCTAATAGTAGGGAGTATGTATTTTTTTGTGAAATTGGGTGCTACTGCTTCTATATTCAACCTGATTTTTGCAGTGGCAACCGCCACATCCACTGGAGCCGGTGATGTGGCCTACAACCCCAACCTTTTATACTATCTTCAGAATCTATTGAATTACATCTCAGTTGGTCCCATTCAGGGTACATATCAACAGATATTAAACCCATCCATGGGAATCCCATCAATATTATCATATGTAATTGCCATTATTACCATAGTTGGACTTTCATTTTACATTTACAGAGGCGCGAAATCAAGATTTGGCATGGTTAATCCATCACCCTTAAACCGGAGTAACCTGCTGAAATTCACACTGACCCTGGTTTTAGTTGCAGGATTTGTGATCAGTTTTTACTTTAAATCCCTGATTATCAGTGAAATCCTGTTAATCTCCGTACTATATCTCTTATATCTCTTCTTATTTAACGGAGCCAGTGACGATTCTAAAGGAAAAGCTAGCCTGGATTTCATGTTTATATCTTGGTTTGGTGTTTTTTTCATATTTCACAGTATTTTACCCTTTAAGGTTGACCGGTACTTCATTACAATGGCCCCGGCATTTGCATATTTCATAATTCTTGGTTTCAGCCAATTCATGGAGCTTGTGGATATAAAATCAAGGATTACAAAATCCAGTTTCCGAAAATGTGGAGTTTACTTGATCCTTGCACTGGTACTCTTATCATCAGCTACAGCAATTTATGTCGGCCATACACCTAAAAAAACTTTTACCATTGATATTGGTAATTCAAGCGACTGGATAAAAGAGTATGACCCCCATTACCATGATAAAAACATAAGGTCTGATTATCCAAATGCAGTTAGCTGGTATCTTAAAATGGATGTGCTGGGGGCATATCCCAGATTGTTCAATACCACAGGGGAATTTGCTGATTATCTTAAAAATAGTAATGTGGATTACTATATTGACTCTACCAGCCAGTCCCATCCAGACATTGAAGGTTATCGTATCATCAAGTCATGGGGAGTGGTGGTAATATACCAAAAATTATAGGGGCCAAAAAGTATAGGGGTATTGTTAAAAAAAGTACAAACATGTCCAAAAATAATATGACTCAAAAAATAATGAGAGATTAATAAAAGAATTAACAGTTGATGGGATAAAATATTTAAATAAGAGATGATTATACTTAAAAAAATCAAATAACCTCAATTAATAGTAGATAATAATTTTTGAAAATAATAAATTTAAATTATTGAAAATTTAATAGAGAATAAATTGATTATTGGACAGTGGTTTTAATTTGAAAGATATCATTGGATTAAAAGATATCAATTGGACAGTTATTTATTAATTGAAAAAGATCATTAAAGAGGAATTCAAATGAATTGGAAAAACAAAAATGTGCTTATAACTGGTGTAGGCGGATTTGCCGGCTCTTACCTTGCTAAAGAGCTTATCAATCAAGAAGCTAATGTTTATGGATTGGTTAGAAGGAGAGCTGACGGTACATTAGCCAAAAATATTGTGGATCGAGGTATTGCTGGAGCATTAACCCTTGTTGAGGGAGATTTGACTGATTTAACCTCACTGACTAATGCTATGGAAGAATCTGAACCGGATTACATTTTCCACTTGGCTGCTCAGTCCTTTGTTGAACGATCATTTGACAACTCCCAGGAAACACAGCACATTAACTGTATTGGAACTTCCAACCTCCTGGAAGCCATGCGAATGGAAGAATCCGACTCCAAAGTAGTCTTCGCTGGATCCAGTGAAGAATATGGTCTGGTATTATCCTCCCAGGAACAGTATGAAAAAGCCAAAAAAGACTACGGAACTATTTTCCCTGAACCAGAAGAAATCCCTGAGGTACCTATAAAAGAAACCAACCCTTTAAGACCAATGTCACCCTACGCAGTGTCCAAGGTCTACGGTGATTATCTCATGAGGAACTATTATCACTCCTATGGGTTAGATACCGTGGTTTCCCGTGCTTTCAACCATGAGGGAGCTGGAAGAGGAATAATGTTCGTAACCTCCGTGGTTACTAACCAGATCATGAAACTGAAATCTGGTGAATCAGACCGTATTGTCATTGGAAACCTTAATGCCCTGCGGGACTGGTCCCATGTTAAAGACATAGTCCAGGGATACCTGTTACTTGCTGAAAAAGGACAATCAGGAGAAGTTTACAACCAGGGCTCCATGCGCACCAACTCCGTACTGAGCTACATATTACTGGGCTTAGAAGAAGCAGGATGGAATGTGAATAAGATTGAAACCCTCAAAGGCGATAAACAGATCCAGGACCCCAATGAAATGGATAACAGTTCTATCTTTGGAATTAAATTCCCAAAAACCAAGATTGACCAGTTAATTTTAGAGGAAAAACTGGAATACACCCTGGAAGATAAGGGAATACGAGTTAACACCGAACAAGGGGATGTTACAATAGAATTCAATCCGGACAGATTCCGGCCGGCTGAAGTCCCAATTCTACTGGCTGACACCAAGAAGATCCAGGCTATTGGTGGTAAAATCGATTACACCCTCAATGATATATTAAAGGATCAGCTGAATTATTTCCTGAAAAAAGAGAATAGAACTTCCTAAACTCTTTTTTTACCTATTTTTTTCTAAAATAGACTGGATTTAAACAACATCTTTGTTAGAAATAGGGAATGTTCATGAAAGCCCGTGCCAAAAGTTTGAAGAACAAATTAATATCAGAACAAACTGATAAAACTCATATACAACTCTTCAGATACGTTTTCACAGGCGGGGCTGCATTCATTGTTGATTTTTCATTGCTTTTGATCCTTACTCATTTTTTTGGAATTTATTATCTGACTTCAGCAGCGGTAGCATTTGTTTTAGGTTTAATAGTTAATTATGTCCTCAGTATAAACTGGGTTTTCAACAGAAGGACTATGGATAATAGGAAGCTCGAGTTTGGGGTTTTTACATTAATAGGATTAGTGGGTATTGTTTTAAATGAAGTGTTTATATGGTTTTTTACTGAAAATTTAGGAATTAATTACCTATGGTTATCCAAGATCATGGCTGCATTTATTATTCTATTCTGGAATTTCTTTGCCAGGAAATTTGCTTTGTTCAGATAAACCTCATCACCTAAGAAACTATTCACCTAAGAAAATCACTGGTTAACTAAGATTTAAGTATCCACCATTATCAGTATCCAAATAAACAATAATTTTATTAAAGATAGATAGGGATATTGAAAATGTTAAAACTTTAGTAACGGTAAAACATGACTAAAACTCCAAAAAAAGCCATTATAATTGGTGCGGGTCCTGCAGGGTTGACAGCCGCCTATGAGTTACTTGATAAAACAGATATAAAACCGATTATATATGAATCAAGTGATTCTATTGGAGGAATTTCAAAAACCATTAATTACAAAGGTAACAGGATCGATATTGGTGGACATCGTTTCTTTTCAAAATCACCACAAATTATGGAATGGTGGACCAATATTTTACCCATTCAGGGCGCACCAGCACGTGATGATAAATTAATGGAACGTGAAATACCCATTAATCAGGAATATGTAAAAAGGGATATAAGCTATGGAAAAACTGTAACCCTCCCTTCACCCGACCCTGAAAAGACAGATAAAGTAATGCTCAAACGCAGCAGATTATCACGGATTTTTTTCCTTAGAAAATTCTTCGATTATCCTGTGTCATTAAATTACAATACATTCTCCAATTTAGGGGTCACAAGAACTACTAAAATTGGCCTAAGTTACATTAAAACATCCGTTCACAAAATAAAACCTGAAAAATCCCTACAAGACTTTTTCATCAACAGATTTGGCATGGAACTGTACCTCATCTTTTTTAAGGATTACACTGAAAAGGTGTGGGGTGTTTCCTGCAGCAAAATCACCGCCGAATGGGGTTCCCAGCGAATAAAAGGACTTTCTGTTTATAAAACTATTGTTCATGCATTGAAAAAGAATTTATCCGGTGATTCTTCCATATATCAGAAGAACGTGGAAACAAGTTTAATAAAAGAGTTCATGTATCCCAAATACGGGCCGGGCCAGTTATGGGAGGAAGTTGCAAGCATTATAATGGAAAATGGCGGAGAGATCCATACCAGTAATAGAGTGACCAGTATAACTGCCAGCGAAGATCTTGTATCTCAAATTACTACCGTTGATAAATCCACCGGGACTTCACATGAGATATCAGCAGACTATTTCATTTCAACAATGCCAGTACAGGATTTGATTAATTCATTACAGTGTGATGTGCCGGAAGATGTTTTAGATGTGTCTAACGGCCTCATGTACCGTGATTTTATAACCGTGGGCTTGCTACTGGATAAATTAAAGATTAAAAATGAAACCAAAACACCCACTGTTAACAATTTGGTGCCGGATAACTGGATCTATATCCAGGAAAGAGACGTGAAAATAGGCAGGCTTCAAATATTCAATAACTGGAGTCCGTATATGGTTAATGATGCTGATGATGTATGGATTGGTCTTGAATATTTCTGTAATGAGGGTGATGACTTGTGGAGCATGACCAAAAAAGATTTCCAACGATTTGCCATTGATGAGCTTGAAAAAATAGGTATCATTGATCCAGAGGATGTGAAGGATGGCGTGGTTATTAAAGTTAAAAAAACGTACCCTGCTTACTTTGGAACCTATCCTCAGTTTAATCTAATCAGAGAATATACTGATCAGTTCAAAAACCTGTTCTTAATTGGAAGGAACGGTATGCACCGTTACAACAACATGGATCATTCCATGTTAACTGCCATGGCTGCTGTTGATAATATTATCAAGGGTGAAACTTCCAAGGATAACCTTTGGGAGATCAACACTGAAGAAGACTACCATGAATCAGACTAGGTTAAATAATTTATAAGTAATCGTTATTTAAAGCTAATAAATCTTAGAAAGACTAATAAATTCTAAAAAAGGCTGATAAATTCTAAAAATAAAGATTAAATCTTTAAAAATCATATTAAATATTAATCCCTTTATTTATTCAATTACTTTTACTTAAGATTCATATTTTGACACTGTGTTCTTCTTATTTTAATTATTTCAAAAAAAAGGTTATAATTTAATGTAAATATGTCTCCAGTGCATTATAGATGCTACAATTAACCATATCAGGACTACGAGAAGCCCATAAGCCACCATTCCTGCACCAGGCCCTAATATATCCATGAAATATATGGTAGATACATCGTAGAAACTGAGGGGGATCTCTCCCATGTTGGTGAAAAAATCCATGTGCATTGGTATGGTGAATACAATGGATAGTATGTATATCACCAGAGCATTAAGGCCCATGGGGATGGCCCAGAAGAAAGCATTAGGCCACCTTTTAATATCAAGATAGGAGAACATCAATGTCAGGAATAGGGTTCCTATGCCTGCGCATACCAGAATAAAACTGGAGGTCCAGAGCTGTTTGTTAATGGGTAAAACCTGGGAAACTAATAAACCTATTATGATGGATATTATCCCACCTA
The Methanobacterium sp. DNA segment above includes these coding regions:
- a CDS encoding GtrA family protein, with translation MFMKARAKSLKNKLISEQTDKTHIQLFRYVFTGGAAFIVDFSLLLILTHFFGIYYLTSAAVAFVLGLIVNYVLSINWVFNRRTMDNRKLEFGVFTLIGLVGIVLNEVFIWFFTENLGINYLWLSKIMAAFIILFWNFFARKFALFR
- a CDS encoding NAD(P)/FAD-dependent oxidoreductase; amino-acid sequence: MTKTPKKAIIIGAGPAGLTAAYELLDKTDIKPIIYESSDSIGGISKTINYKGNRIDIGGHRFFSKSPQIMEWWTNILPIQGAPARDDKLMEREIPINQEYVKRDISYGKTVTLPSPDPEKTDKVMLKRSRLSRIFFLRKFFDYPVSLNYNTFSNLGVTRTTKIGLSYIKTSVHKIKPEKSLQDFFINRFGMELYLIFFKDYTEKVWGVSCSKITAEWGSQRIKGLSVYKTIVHALKKNLSGDSSIYQKNVETSLIKEFMYPKYGPGQLWEEVASIIMENGGEIHTSNRVTSITASEDLVSQITTVDKSTGTSHEISADYFISTMPVQDLINSLQCDVPEDVLDVSNGLMYRDFITVGLLLDKLKIKNETKTPTVNNLVPDNWIYIQERDVKIGRLQIFNNWSPYMVNDADDVWIGLEYFCNEGDDLWSMTKKDFQRFAIDELEKIGIIDPEDVKDGVVIKVKKTYPAYFGTYPQFNLIREYTDQFKNLFLIGRNGMHRYNNMDHSMLTAMAAVDNIIKGETSKDNLWEINTEEDYHESD
- a CDS encoding SDR family oxidoreductase, whose translation is MKNKKVAVTGGLGFIGSHLVEELCQENEVVIVDNESTGNIKNIKHLELDNISLDLGDITEIDLEKSFEGCDYVFHHAAMASVPASVADPLNCNLVNVTGTLKVLIASRDNNVKKVVFASSAAVYGDNTDFPLSENTPLKSISPYALSKATGEMYCQLFADIYGLSTISLRYFNVFGPRQDPNSQYASVIPHFISSMLNNERPVIFGDGQQSRDFIYVKHIVDANLKACQTKEAGAFNIATGMSTTVNQLVDIINEVLGKDLDPIYDEPRPGDVKHSLAEVSKAKSFGFNPSTDFMGELGETVNWFVEN
- a CDS encoding GDP-mannose 4,6-dehydratase → MNWKNKNVLITGVGGFAGSYLAKELINQEANVYGLVRRRADGTLAKNIVDRGIAGALTLVEGDLTDLTSLTNAMEESEPDYIFHLAAQSFVERSFDNSQETQHINCIGTSNLLEAMRMEESDSKVVFAGSSEEYGLVLSSQEQYEKAKKDYGTIFPEPEEIPEVPIKETNPLRPMSPYAVSKVYGDYLMRNYYHSYGLDTVVSRAFNHEGAGRGIMFVTSVVTNQIMKLKSGESDRIVIGNLNALRDWSHVKDIVQGYLLLAEKGQSGEVYNQGSMRTNSVLSYILLGLEEAGWNVNKIETLKGDKQIQDPNEMDNSSIFGIKFPKTKIDQLILEEKLEYTLEDKGIRVNTEQGDVTIEFNPDRFRPAEVPILLADTKKIQAIGGKIDYTLNDILKDQLNYFLKKENRTS
- a CDS encoding glycosyltransferase family 39 protein, which codes for MDQDKKQGNVISRSLKQVCHNPLIVLILITLGIVSYFLSIQMRIGVPYWDVFNYLNNALYFAGMEGGSVAIFLPSLLPLLTSLLFRMGYVSINVIFIVSGFISIVGVTGFYLLLKQRFNPIQSFAGSIIFISLPVMLSWVVSGGIDIPGVVFSIWAIYFLIIGLKKDSRFLYFVLPLAVIAIMARYTSGLIILPILIYLLINLDELKTNENLKKIILGVLIEFGVLIVGSMYFFVKLGATASIFNLIFAVATATSTGAGDVAYNPNLLYYLQNLLNYISVGPIQGTYQQILNPSMGIPSILSYVIAIITIVGLSFYIYRGAKSRFGMVNPSPLNRSNLLKFTLTLVLVAGFVISFYFKSLIISEILLISVLYLLYLFLFNGASDDSKGKASLDFMFISWFGVFFIFHSILPFKVDRYFITMAPAFAYFIILGFSQFMELVDIKSRITKSSFRKCGVYLILALVLLSSATAIYVGHTPKKTFTIDIGNSSDWIKEYDPHYHDKNIRSDYPNAVSWYLKMDVLGAYPRLFNTTGEFADYLKNSNVDYYIDSTSQSHPDIEGYRIIKSWGVVVIYQKL